The proteins below are encoded in one region of Acidobacteriota bacterium:
- a CDS encoding TylF/MycF family methyltransferase, with protein sequence MPDAAKGPWIRRVATWAYQNLLRPLIRKPIHGQRLKFATYHWWQYVGLLRLQSLSLRQRLGLIVRFLVIDWNVEHGHKPSESVAVCRAIAERPARAGEIVVEAGCWKGGSSAKFSVVCKLLGYELWIYDSFEGVEPMTVTEEEGWDFTGEYASAEDVLWDHLRRYGEPDACRSFKGWFRDTLAKAPIDRVVRVGYIDCDIVKGTGEALAGIVPQLSTDGWVFTQDYHILGIRNFLALEATWSNLNREEPVIRPIIFDLASIRFQQRDRTARNGLAP encoded by the coding sequence ATGCCCGACGCTGCCAAAGGGCCCTGGATTCGCCGCGTCGCGACCTGGGCCTATCAGAACCTCCTTCGGCCGTTGATCCGTAAGCCGATCCACGGCCAGCGTCTGAAATTCGCGACCTACCACTGGTGGCAATACGTGGGCCTGTTGCGCTTGCAAAGCCTCTCGTTGAGGCAACGCTTGGGGCTGATCGTTCGTTTCCTGGTCATCGATTGGAACGTCGAACACGGTCACAAACCCAGCGAATCCGTGGCCGTCTGCCGGGCGATTGCCGAGCGGCCCGCCCGCGCGGGCGAGATCGTGGTGGAGGCCGGCTGCTGGAAGGGCGGCAGCTCGGCGAAGTTCAGCGTGGTCTGCAAGCTCCTGGGTTACGAACTCTGGATCTACGACTCGTTCGAGGGCGTGGAGCCGATGACCGTGACCGAAGAGGAGGGTTGGGACTTCACCGGCGAGTACGCCTCCGCGGAAGACGTGCTGTGGGACCATCTACGACGATACGGGGAACCCGATGCCTGCCGGTCATTCAAAGGCTGGTTCCGCGACACCCTGGCGAAAGCACCGATCGATCGCGTCGTGCGTGTGGGCTACATCGACTGCGACATCGTCAAAGGCACCGGCGAAGCACTGGCCGGAATCGTGCCGCAACTCAGCACTGACGGGTGGGTTTTCACGCAGGACTATCACATTCTGGGCATCCGCAATTTCCTGGCCCTCGAGGCCACCTGGTCGAACCTCAACCGTGAAGAACCCGTGATTCGGCCGATCATCTTCGACCTCGCAAGCATCCGCTTCCAGCAGCGCGATCGGACTGCTAGAAACGGCCTCGCACCCTGA
- a CDS encoding DUF3500 domain-containing protein, with product MRRITGIKVLAGLTACAAIVGLALSQAADDDRKPAQANVADAMRRAAIALLDSLEPELRKQATFDLKDEERKKWSNLPATMFERKGVSFGEMSAAQRVLAHHLIQSPLSSQGYLKAAGIMRVDEILKEAAARTRPGAASMFGQDKYWIGIFGDPTAGEAWGWQLDGHHLALNFTVVGDEIAVTPAFLGSDPAEVRGNLDSGFYALAKEDARGRALFESLDQRQQAKALLEGDTPRDVIAGPGRAERLTKITGLPAAGMTERQRQLLTYLLHEYLGNLEPELAKAHAARIHDAGIDKVHFSWAGTKANKPYYYRIHGPTILIEFDNSYPPGQKQGLINHIHTVWRDTDRDYGEDLLRKHYETSPHHENSE from the coding sequence TTGAGGCGGATCACCGGGATCAAGGTCCTCGCGGGACTTACCGCCTGCGCGGCCATCGTCGGTCTGGCTCTCTCGCAGGCTGCCGATGACGATCGAAAGCCCGCCCAGGCGAATGTGGCCGACGCAATGCGCCGCGCGGCCATCGCGCTCCTCGACTCGCTCGAGCCGGAGCTTCGCAAGCAGGCGACCTTCGACTTGAAAGACGAAGAGCGCAAGAAGTGGAGCAACCTGCCCGCCACGATGTTCGAGCGCAAGGGTGTGAGCTTCGGCGAGATGTCGGCGGCCCAACGCGTGCTCGCCCATCACCTGATTCAGTCCCCGCTCAGCAGTCAGGGCTATCTCAAGGCGGCCGGGATCATGCGCGTCGACGAGATTCTGAAGGAAGCGGCCGCTCGAACGCGTCCCGGAGCGGCGTCGATGTTCGGGCAGGACAAGTACTGGATCGGGATCTTCGGAGACCCGACGGCGGGCGAAGCGTGGGGCTGGCAGCTCGACGGGCACCACCTGGCGCTCAACTTCACCGTCGTCGGCGACGAGATCGCGGTCACGCCTGCGTTTCTCGGCTCGGATCCGGCAGAGGTTCGCGGCAACCTCGACTCGGGCTTTTATGCCCTCGCCAAGGAGGACGCTCGCGGGCGCGCGCTATTCGAGTCGCTCGACCAGCGCCAGCAGGCCAAGGCGCTGCTCGAGGGCGATACGCCCCGGGACGTCATCGCCGGCCCAGGGCGGGCCGAGCGACTGACGAAGATCACCGGGCTGCCCGCAGCCGGGATGACGGAGCGACAGCGGCAACTCTTGACGTACCTGCTGCACGAGTACCTGGGCAATCTGGAGCCCGAGCTCGCGAAGGCCCACGCAGCGCGCATTCACGATGCGGGAATCGACAAAGTGCATTTCTCCTGGGCCGGCACGAAGGCGAACAAGCCTTACTACTACCGCATTCACGGTCCCACGATCCTGATCGAATTCGACAACTCCTACCCGCCCGGCCAGAAACAGGGGCTGATCAATCACATCCACACGGTCTGGCGAGACACCGATCGCGACTACGGAGAAGATCTGCTACGCAAGCACTACGAGACCAGCCCTCATCACGAAAACAGCGAATAA
- a CDS encoding protein kinase translates to MESRLEPGQNLLHYRLTAKIGEGGMGVVWQAHDTKLDRDVAIKLLPAELASNAQRRMRFEREARAVAALNHPNIVTLYSVEHVPAEGDAPGLSFLTMELVAGQPLAQAIGLNGLDFDRFLTLALPMAEALGRAHRAGIVHRDIKTANVVLNNDGAPKILDFGLARLDRDDESETDESETDESDATMTELSTRVGTVLGTPAYMAPEQARGHSADARSDIFSLGSVFYELLTGRRPFQRDSYEQSIQALLHDEPESVTSASRKVPRELESILRKCLAKEPDQRYANSDALHDALSAVRERQLATAGGNAWWRRPVVVLPLLIVALVAVGWVVRDRMKAAEAHRVRTELLPRIEQLLEQRAGFEPLVLALEAQRKLPGDPAVNKLVEAASVPVRVTSQPDGAAISIHSYMDVDSAGAIRCNTPCDIRVPPSYLVFRAEADGYETLEVASAGFGTEIPLTLQPVGAAPEGMLRAPAHRGGRPGEETFEFPAYWVDRYEVSNRQFQEFVSAGGYANPEYWPPYFTDEGKRLTLAQASVRFVDETGRPGPAGWQLSQYPEGEADLPVRGISAFEAEAYATWRGRSLPTFHHWHRFAGRGYFAEILLTGNFDSDAVGEVGAPRALGPLGTFDTAGNVREWTSTDVGDRRYAMGGSYEDPPYTFSDDGANSPWDRLPTIGFRTVLYDSPPPPIAFEPFDATRFDFADVEVISDEVYELVAERYAYAPRELDAQVERTDDSSELWVHETVSFTSVYGGTRVQAHLFLPTNAEPPYQTVLFRPGAAVNLLTRVDDFIVFLPRYVPRSGRAVVVPALYGTLGRQDPDGLTDRLMRQVQDMMRTVEYLKTRDDIDADRIAYVGLSAGGEYGPCYVANLPDLKAAVLMAAGYHDAHMLDEPRDQVPWNFSPRVTQPVLMINTDNDFTLPYELAQKPMFDQLGTPPEDKRQVIVEGGHVPFDQTEVIRETLDWLDRYLGPVARPTLLESEISPRGRLSKSSTSEG, encoded by the coding sequence ATGGAATCCAGACTCGAGCCCGGCCAGAATCTCCTGCACTACCGCCTGACCGCCAAGATCGGCGAAGGCGGGATGGGCGTCGTCTGGCAGGCCCACGACACGAAGCTGGATCGCGACGTCGCGATCAAGCTGCTGCCGGCAGAGCTGGCAAGCAACGCCCAGCGGCGGATGCGCTTCGAGCGCGAGGCCCGGGCGGTCGCGGCATTGAACCACCCCAACATCGTCACGCTCTACTCGGTCGAGCACGTGCCGGCCGAGGGCGACGCGCCGGGCCTGTCGTTCCTGACGATGGAACTGGTGGCCGGCCAACCGCTGGCCCAGGCGATCGGGTTAAACGGGCTGGACTTCGATCGCTTCCTGACGCTGGCGTTGCCGATGGCGGAGGCGCTGGGACGCGCGCACCGGGCGGGAATCGTCCACCGCGACATCAAGACGGCGAACGTCGTTCTTAATAATGACGGCGCACCGAAGATCCTCGATTTCGGTCTGGCCCGCCTCGACCGCGACGACGAGAGCGAAACCGACGAGAGCGAAACCGACGAGAGTGACGCGACGATGACCGAGCTTTCGACCCGCGTTGGCACCGTGCTGGGCACGCCGGCCTACATGGCGCCGGAGCAGGCGCGCGGCCACTCTGCGGATGCCCGCTCGGACATCTTCTCGCTGGGCAGCGTGTTCTACGAGCTGCTGACTGGCAGGCGTCCGTTCCAGCGTGACAGCTACGAGCAGTCGATCCAGGCCCTGCTGCACGACGAGCCCGAGTCGGTGACCTCGGCCAGTCGAAAAGTACCCCGCGAGCTGGAGTCGATCCTGCGCAAGTGCCTGGCCAAGGAGCCGGACCAGCGCTACGCCAACAGCGACGCGTTGCACGACGCGCTTAGTGCCGTGCGCGAGCGGCAGCTTGCGACCGCAGGCGGCAACGCGTGGTGGCGCCGGCCGGTCGTCGTGCTTCCGCTGTTGATCGTCGCGTTGGTGGCGGTCGGCTGGGTCGTGCGCGACCGGATGAAAGCGGCGGAGGCTCATCGAGTGCGGACCGAGCTGCTGCCACGCATCGAGCAGTTGCTCGAACAACGCGCCGGCTTCGAGCCGCTGGTGCTGGCGCTCGAGGCGCAGCGCAAACTGCCCGGCGACCCGGCCGTCAACAAACTGGTCGAGGCGGCCTCGGTGCCGGTCCGCGTGACCAGTCAGCCCGACGGTGCCGCGATTTCGATCCACAGTTATATGGATGTGGACAGTGCGGGGGCCATTCGTTGCAACACACCGTGTGACATCCGGGTCCCGCCGAGCTATCTGGTCTTCCGCGCCGAGGCCGACGGCTACGAGACGCTCGAAGTCGCCAGCGCCGGGTTCGGCACTGAAATCCCGCTGACGTTGCAACCCGTCGGCGCCGCACCCGAGGGCATGCTGCGTGCGCCCGCGCATCGCGGCGGACGGCCGGGCGAGGAGACGTTCGAGTTTCCGGCCTACTGGGTGGATCGCTACGAGGTCAGCAACCGTCAGTTCCAGGAGTTCGTCAGCGCGGGCGGGTACGCAAACCCGGAATACTGGCCGCCGTACTTCACGGACGAAGGCAAGCGACTGACGCTGGCCCAGGCTAGTGTGCGTTTCGTCGACGAGACGGGGCGACCCGGCCCCGCCGGTTGGCAGCTCAGCCAGTACCCCGAAGGCGAGGCCGATCTGCCGGTGCGCGGGATCAGCGCGTTCGAGGCCGAGGCGTACGCCACCTGGCGTGGTCGCAGCCTGCCGACTTTCCACCACTGGCACCGCTTTGCAGGACGCGGCTATTTCGCGGAAATCCTGCTGACCGGCAACTTCGACAGCGACGCCGTCGGCGAGGTCGGCGCGCCGCGGGCCCTGGGCCCGCTCGGCACCTTCGACACCGCCGGCAACGTGCGCGAGTGGACGTCGACGGACGTGGGTGACAGGCGCTACGCGATGGGCGGTTCTTACGAGGACCCGCCGTACACCTTCTCCGACGACGGCGCGAACTCGCCGTGGGATCGCCTGCCGACGATCGGTTTCCGCACCGTGCTCTACGACTCGCCCCCGCCTCCGATCGCGTTCGAGCCGTTCGACGCGACCCGCTTCGACTTCGCGGACGTCGAGGTGATTTCCGACGAGGTGTACGAGCTGGTCGCCGAGCGCTACGCGTATGCGCCGCGCGAGCTGGACGCGCAGGTCGAACGCACCGACGACTCGTCGGAGCTCTGGGTCCACGAGACGGTCAGCTTCACGTCGGTCTACGGCGGGACCCGTGTGCAGGCACACCTCTTCCTACCGACGAACGCCGAGCCGCCATACCAGACGGTGCTGTTCCGGCCCGGTGCGGCGGTCAACCTGTTGACCCGCGTCGACGACTTCATCGTCTTCCTACCGCGTTACGTCCCGCGCAGCGGTCGCGCCGTGGTGGTGCCGGCGCTCTACGGCACGCTGGGGCGTCAGGACCCTGACGGGCTGACCGACCGGTTGATGCGCCAGGTGCAGGACATGATGCGCACCGTCGAATACCTGAAGACCCGCGACGACATCGACGCGGACCGGATCGCGTATGTCGGCTTGAGTGCCGGCGGCGAGTACGGCCCGTGTTACGTCGCCAACCTGCCCGACTTGAAGGCGGCGGTTCTGATGGCGGCGGGCTACCACGACGCCCACATGCTGGACGAGCCGCGGGACCAGGTGCCGTGGAACTTCTCGCCGCGGGTGACGCAACCCGTGCTGATGATCAACACCGACAACGATTTCACGTTGCCGTACGAGTTGGCGCAGAAGCCGATGTTCGATCAACTGGGGACGCCGCCCGAAGACAAGCGCCAGGTGATCGTCGAGGGCGGACACGTCCCGTTCGACCAGACCGAGGTGATCCGCGAGACGCTGGACTGGTTGGATCGTTACCTGGGGCCGGTCGCTCGACCCACCCTCTTGGAAAGCGAAATATCACCGCGCGGTCGATTATCCAAGTCGTCAACGAGCGAGGGCTGA